The nucleotide sequence GACATTTAGTTTGGGAAAAAGGGTAGGTTTGGGAAATTCATCgttaaaacactgtttaaaattGTGTCTATTCATCATTCAAAGTGAAATGCATTATGTTAAACTCGCTTGACTTATAATCAAAATTGTATCTCATCTGATTTTCATTCAACAGGGTCATTTTTGAAACTATCTGTGATAGTCAATTTGATCACCAGTATGTTACATGTACAATAAAAGATTGTATGAAAAACAATGCACTTGCCATAATACAATTGCTTTTCAAATGTGTAAATAAACCTACAAACTAAATGAAGAATAATGTCTCGTGAGgttagtgtgttgtgtgtgtgtgagtgtataaaaacgacagagagggggagacagggAACATCATCATGTGAAGAACAAATTGATATACTATATCATAAACTTTATTTCCCACATAAAACTACCAGTACAGTTAGCATTCTTCATGTTAATCACACATTGGTAATGATTGATGGTATCTCATGCTGTCTGTAAGAGTAACATGTCCCTAACAGGTATCTAAAATGGATTTATCCATTGAAAAACACAGATGTCTACAAATTATGCAGAACGAAACACATTTCAATGTAATGAAACTAATCATGCTAAAATGTAAGGACATGTACATGTAATGCAAAATGTATTATCTAAGTGTTATTTGCTGTCAACAGGGATCTGGGAAAACTGCTTAAAACCGTATACATGTACAACCAAGTCTTCACTTGCTCACGTTTCTACAACAAATCAGTTTGCACATTTACATATCCCTACGACCTGCTCAAACAGACATAATATGACAATCCCTCCtggtgtctcacacacacacacacacacacacacttgtgaaATATGTCACAGGTAAATCAACCCCACTCTCCAGGAATTTACTCtgacccatgcacacacacacacatacacactaacgaAGTGCACACTTTCACGTTCTGTATGTTGTTTTACAAGTAGAACTTTCTCCTGCTTGTGTCCATTTCATGGCGCTGCAAAGTACACAAACAAATCTTTAATGACTCCACTCATGAATCAGCTACTGGGCTCTACTTAATTGTACTGAATCCACAATTAAGGCAAACTGAATTCAGTTTAATGTCGGTTATATGCCTACTTGTAAGTTGTATTCAATTgggtgtatgattgtgtgtctctgtgtgttcagTCACATCATGACAATTAATCTtgatatttaaaaataaaacagtgaCTTTCAAACTCGTgcagatttcttttttttaaattgttttctgGGCTTTAACTCAAACAATAATATTATGGGGTAAAAAGctggaaaaaaagcaaaaaagctCTCTACCACTGTAAGAAAAGCAACGTACCTTGTGAACCCACTCATACTGTCCATGTTTGGAGTCAAATGTTCCTTTCTGCAGTGACCGAAGCTTGAGGGTGAAGCGAGGACCTAGCTCCTTGAGGGCAACCTTCTTTCCACTCTTGAACTCGTACCTGTGGGAAGAACACATTGGAAGTATAACTAAGAGAAACAAATGATTAATAAGAGTAACACAGTAAGATTAAATTTAAATGAAATTGACAAATTGAAATTATaaaaagtcaaaacttgactaaatttaaaaagtaaATTCGAGAAGAAAATTAATacatatgtcgtgccgaattcacgtaattgccgacttcgcggaatcggcaaaattttttgcccattttgcgtaatcggcaaaacgctgcccattacatgaaatcggcagcgttttgccgaaaacacggaaaggcttctaaaatgtgcccattttgcaaaatcggcagccactgtttggttttaaagttctcaaatgcctgggatatcatcacacttagacaactagatactcgaatggatagatattgcaataatcgataagttatggcaagttattgcaaaaagtgtagttttcgtgcatttccggagttGTGCTCATAGACCATAAAAAACATAGTAGGGAGCTAAAGCAATGTCAATGCAATGTTCTagtgacacaaaaagtaacagactggctgtcccatttgcaaaatgggcaaattttataagcctttccgcattttcgtcaaaacgctgccgatttcacgtaatgggcagcgttttgccgattacgcgaaatgggcaaaaatgttgctgaTTCCGCGAagtcggcaattacgtgaattcggcacgacatatatatatatatatatacatatatatatatatatatattaaaaaaaactgaCAACAGACCATAATCTCACCTAGCACAGTTGcaggtaaaaaaaaagtgttcagaAGAATAACTCATTTACACTTTGAAAAGTCAAATCTTTCCATAATGATCATTAAACACTTCAGAGCAGGAAATGGCAGCACCATTCACAGTTTGAAAGCAAACAACAGAAATAGTAGCagcaccacaacaacaacaattggtcaaacacatatacacaacaaacaaaacccaaACACTACAAAGGGAATAAGAAATGTGCGCACATGTTCGCACGTACACACCACAACCAATATATTATCACACACCTGTGCTGTCTGAAGAAGATGAAGTCACGCTGGTTGTGGAAGGTGACGACCCGACGACCCACGTAGTTGGGATCAGCATTGAAGAGACTGGCCAGCAGACGACCCACACTGTGACCCAAGCGGGTGCTGAAGTTGTTCAGGATGACTTCTGGACGGTGGTCTGACATCCCATCCGTTCCCTGTGTACGAATGTCACAATGAATATAACCGTTAAATGGTTACAAGAAATGGTTCTACAATATGTTTCCTCTTTCGTATTCCTTTTACATGCCTTGGAACAGTTATCTTACACTGGTCAGACAAGAAAGATACTTAACAGAGCAGTGGTATATCTTGTAAGGTAAGGTGTGaggaaggaaaagaaaaaaacgttttcTACAATCCATTTGTCTTGCAATATGGTACTGGTGGGGGAACAGGTCAAAGTCAAAACCACACCCTCATGCACACAAATCAAACTCCTGTCTATTTGGCTTGCACTCtcaagaaataaataaaacgtggttaaaaagtaaacaaaaatgaaagtcATTTTCTCTGTATATATTCTTCTAGGAGAGTGATGACAGAAAATGTGCAGCTAAAACACAAACGTACATGTATCTAAGTGCCAGTTTCTACCATACCTTGATTTCAGTGGTAAGCTTCACGTTAGACATTCTGAAATGTGCAGTAGGGCCATCAGGCAAGTGTGTCACCACCAACGCATCTTTAGGAAGTTAAAGAAAATGTGTGCATCTTGCAGCAATGCAAACATATTTTGTCACACACTTTGCAATGCATGAAGCATCACTTACACAGACTCCGAGACAGACAAACCATCAGACAGGCgaccggcacagttggcctagtggtaaggcgtccgccccgtgatcgggaggtcgtgggttcgaaccccggccgggtcatacctaagactttaaaattggcaatctggtggctgctccgcctggcgtctggcattcagacatgggattcagaaaaagtgataattaaggaaaaaaaaagtgggggtctgggggcgaagcccccagaagctgaaggtttttagtattttagacacacaaaaatggccctgaaatgcatatttcagcttaatcataggccccccccccccccccttcccatgtttctcaaattaattttacgctaagactcaaaataaggaggagaaagagagagagagagagagagagagagagagagagagagagagagaggcggggaggggggggggtggtggcgtgtgacggtgtggtttcaatgttcttaccttgtcggtgccaaacgaccccagtgactgattacacgactgggttttcaggatagtcaggtgcttgttgcttttcaagtggcttttgagggcagtctttccattggaaccgtagttgataacattaacatcgttgcacaaagtgcactaagcttttcccggcaagttgattttagcaaaagcatcgccaactttcagtttcacgtcttgtgtcttctggcctttctcgtatttccagctcaatgatacaacttcatcgagccagtcgaatctccagagatttttcttgtacttctgctggtcaatttcccgggatagaacggtttcgtctcgctttagcttcctcatcattttggcaagtggctcgaagcgatgtaaaaatggcgccgaatcattctcatacggtatgctttagcttatactgaatccccgatagctacgttgaaacggtgactgtaggagacaaagacacagagcgcgttcccatacggatcgaccagcaacagtctgaccgttttaggaaccaaccgttcaagaatagtatggaatggagcgtcgcgatcagcggaccggccgaaaaacttgggtctttacctacatataccccaacattttctcagcggatttgcacgaatctcaagaatgatccctggagcctaaaaatttacggaattccgtaattttacggaagaatcccatgtctggccattatggggttagtgctaggactggttggtccggtgtcagaataatgtgactgggtgagacatgaagcctgtgctgcgacttctgtcttgtgtgtggcgcacgttatatgtcaaagcagcaccgccctgatatggcccttcgtggtcggctgggcgttaagcaaacaaacaaaccattagACAGGCAGAAGGACACACAATCTAGATAATGCATCAAATGCACTAATATCTGACAAAAATGTATCAACCAGTGCACTGACTACAAACACCACAGAAGACTGACCGCACAAGTCAGAAAATGACCCATAGATttaataaaaattcaatcaaatGATGTACTTTGTGCTGCTTCTGTGCCAATCCCTTTGCATAAAATGGACATgatcacacatacattcacaaacacataaaTCGGAATTGTGTAAAGGATACTTGGTACTTTCATGTTCTCATTAATCACAACGATGTCTGTGAAGGAGCGGCTCATAGCCTGGGGAATGATTTTCTTCAAATCCAGTCCACGACGATAGAACACAGTCGAATTGGGGATGATCTTTTTGAACTCCTTGCACAACTTGTTGGTTCGctgaaacaaagaaaacaacggGTAAGTATGTTTTACTAAAGTACAGCTCACCATTTCATAAATACCCAAAAACTttatctgagagaaaaaaatgaataagagAAATGTGATATCAGATTGCCTGAATTTTTCCCtaattgttttatttaaatttaaAAGTTTGACCACCAATCACAGATTTTGCATTCAATTACCGTTAAGTATTTTTCACTTCTATTatttgttaatttgtttttttgctaTATCACTGAGGGGAAAAACAGATGCTCCCAAGCTGCGAATTAACTGTTCTCCAAATACAGTGGTCCCTGTAATATCAGGCACCTCCAACAAGATAACACACTTTAATTAAGGACACTTCCTACTGTCCCTTTGTCTGATGTATAACCAAAGAATCCCTCTCATGAAAGGTCACCTGCTGCGTAGGtacactttcagtttcagttccAACTGGTCCCaatggtgtcctttcatcacctTTCACTGTTTCAGGTACCATTGTATGACAAAGAGCTAAAGATACGTACGCTGCCTGGCCGATCACAGGTAGTAATCATGATCTTGGGTTCACTTTGCCCAGTGTGGTACGGTGCGGTTTCATCTGTTGCTTCGTCAGCCATCACCTAAAAGAGCAAAGCAAGACAGAAACCATTtaaaatgaactaataaaacaCTGAATGTAAAGTGTAGAAACACCATGCACTGGTGAGACTGAGAGCATCACACAAAAGGTTACTTACAcaggcaaaacaaaagacagGCAGAAGAAATTATCACAGCTGTGCATCAgtcctgtgtgtgtatgcaagtgTGGAGGGCTGTTTTCTGTGTTACAATTTTACTCAGGACAACTTTCAGATTTCTCATTTTTCAGACATCCAAGAGTTCTCACAACAGGCACATCACCTGAAAGTGAAACAAACATTTACGTTACCAAAACACTCCAGGCAGTGTTCTCCTGTGAATCACGTCCTTTCTCAATCAACATatcccaccccctctcccattaaaaagacattttaaaCTCAAAAAGGTACAAACACAGAAAAGCCACATACCTCTTCATCGTTAGGGTTGACAACTGTCTCATCATACACCCTCATATTCTCCATTGTTTTGGGAATCCCCTTTGGCGGTGCCTGCAGAGACAAATTCATTGTAAGACAACAGATTATAAATATAgaagtaacactaacactaacagttGCATGTCAACAGGATCAGTTGAGCAGAAATAAAAAAGAAGTTCCTGAACCACTCTTCAAGATAATAaatccaaatttaaaaaaattcctaaaagaaaacaaaaatgtgaaaaactgTAAAGACCACAATGACTTACTCAGTTACTGTAGTAGCTCATAAAAACTGTAAAGTATACATTTTTGTCTCTTAAGGATTATGTGTGTTAAATTATGTCTTACACTTTacttacagcaacaacaaaactgtaCATGTAATACAAGTTTTAACACTTTCTTGAAAATGTAACTTATATgcgaaataaaaacatttggtCAATTGGTGCACCTTTCAAGTACAGTCAGTGAAACACCAATTCGGCTCTGTAACACTTAAAGACAGAAGATGTTAACACCTCAAAACCATTCCATACCTTTTCTCCTTTTGCTTTGGCCTCTTTCATCCtggctttcttttcttctattttagccttgaagaaaagaaaggaaaaacaattCATTTAACCTGCtattttaaaacaaataaataccaCAAACAATAATACAAATACCAGAAGTctattttttgtaatgtatcatggtgtatgcttttaattaagcgttgttgactatgaatgtagatgtaaatgcttgtataactgtgttttaatttaattttaaatgtgtcaagcgcaaagagcataattgtaaagttatgatgttgcgctatataaatgctcatttattattattattattattatactagaagtacttcactactattACCGGCAGTCCACACGCGGTGATGCATATGAACTTTAACCTTAAGCTTTCCTTGGGGATATCCCATACtaaaaaatagaatacgggattctGGGAAAGCTGTTAAAAGGGCACTCACGCACTATatatattcgattttcaatacacgactcaaaacctttggaataaatcaaaaagaatgaAATACaggagttcagaaaagaagaaaaaaaatttcaaaaatTGAGAAATTATGTTTTACAAAAGTCTTGCCAATTACTAATTAGGAGACTCGAACTCGAGACTGCCGGCTTTGGAGGCAAACGTCTTTCCACCCTGCCACAAGGCTCACGAAATAAAGATGTGAAAACTAAGACTTGAACTACCAACATATAAGACCAGTTGATAAGTGCCACTAACTCGGTTTCTCGAACCATTCGTTAATTTTTTGTATTagtgttttgtacgttttcttggtgcaggaatggccaaatcgtccgcccggtcgCCAGGAGCGAGTAAATAATCTGCcaggctagtagaaaccgcctggcaaatCGCCGGCTGGCCAGACAGTTCTGGTCAAACGCGACCCTTTTGGTtgtaatacatatatatatcgagttttaaagccatataaatTCTGCAGATCAACTGTGATATCAACCGGGCCAGGGACATTTTTGTCGGGCTAgcgactttcttgaagttactcgcccggctggcgaatTAAAAtagagatttggccatccctgtgaTGTCATCAATACTTGTAAGTCGCGGTGTTGCCTATAGCAGTATAGGGCAATGCATTTTCACAAAAGCCGATGTTACTAAAATAGTATGCAACTTTTTTGTTATTTCGATTCATTTCATCATCCAAAACAATTGGAAtgaataaaatgaataaaatacaagaattacgagttcagacaAAAATATTGCCGTCGAAGAGGAACGAACCAGGGATCCCAAAAGTAAGGGACATCAATCGGGCGCTTTACCAACTCGATCTATTCTGTAGCACAGTAAGCGAGGGAGATTTTCACTTCAAATACTACACATGAGTTCTCGAGTGTGGACAATCAGTATTGACTCGACTCGAGTTTCCAAGTCTCTCCGTTTGTATTTGTGTACAGTTCTCTTTATCTCAGTCCGAAGCAAGTTAAGTTGATAACTGGCCCTATatgcagacctgcctaccctaaAAATTACAAGGAGTAATGAGCCCAGCCAAAAAGAGTAATCTGGTGGTAGAAAGAGTAGTTTTTCGTTGCAAAAAGTAACGGCCATCGTTGGGTGTGACTAAAAGGAGAACCCAAAATAAAGAATATGACACTACCTTGCCTGtagacatcctcatttttctcCCAACAGAGAAATAGTTgttcataaagtcttgcaggacacaaacattcttctgcacactttctgttcatattcagttgcttcgcaaaaataaaatgtcattgattttctcaaattgtGAAGTCAATCAAAACGACCCTTGAACACAGCACTGGGAAACTACACTGATTGAAACAATCTAGGATGACGAAAGCAAAATATGTCA is from Littorina saxatilis isolate snail1 linkage group LG5, US_GU_Lsax_2.0, whole genome shotgun sequence and encodes:
- the LOC138966929 gene encoding ribosome production factor 1-like, which gives rise to MASTSQIEVPTWNISEIKNKNRRTELYREMKKKKRMAKIEEKKARMKEAKAKGEKAPPKGIPKTMENMRVYDETVVNPNDEEVMADEATDETAPYHTGQSEPKIMITTCDRPGSRTNKLCKEFKKIIPNSTVFYRRGLDLKKIIPQAMSRSFTDIVVINENMKVPNALVVTHLPDGPTAHFRMSNVKLTTEIKGTDGMSDHRPEVILNNFSTRLGHSVGRLLASLFNADPNYVGRRVVTFHNQRDFIFFRQHRYEFKSGKKVALKELGPRFTLKLRSLQKGTFDSKHGQYEWVHKRHEMDTSRRKFYL